In the Sarcophilus harrisii chromosome 1, mSarHar1.11, whole genome shotgun sequence genome, one interval contains:
- the GML gene encoding glycosyl-phosphatidylinositol-anchored molecule-like protein produces the protein MLRSPPRAGGEGAGPEALAGTAPFCPRRPRSGATRPLGIPRGEIFLEAVLRGGRTEERAGENLGRQTDPPGRCDSAEEMKLVLGLLLSMAWAVLQANITLTGKQIFLTCHVCEEVNTFTCKNPEKCNVGDAFCITVGTRLTNRYLLVSKQCHKLCPFLDYYYQKFSYEKEFPSAFVYSHCCAENLCNFGIPFTSEGDTDIYGQNNLVGVAHQRVSNTGLVIVLSFLPALLQVSL, from the exons ATGTTGCGCAGCCCCCCCCGGGCTggcggggagggggcggggcccgAGGCTCTGGCCGGCACCGCCCCTTTCTGCCCCCGCAGGCCGAGGAGCGGAGCCACAAGGCCCCTTGGGATTCCGCGGGGTGAGATCTTTCTGGAAGCCGTGCTGAGAGGGGGCCGGACGGAAGAGCGAGCCGGGGAGAATCTGGGCAGACAGACAGACCCCCCG GGCAGGTGTGACTCTGCAGAGGAAATGAAGTTGGTCCTCGGGCTCCTGCTGTCCATGGCATGGGCAGTGCTCCAAGCAAACATCACCCTGACTGGAAAGCAAA TATTTCTGACGTGTCATGTGTGTGAGGAGGTCAATACTTTTACCTGCAAGAATCCAGAGAAGTGCAATGTAGGAGATGCATTCTGCATCACCGTGGGTACCA GGCTGACCAATCGCTACTTGCTTGTTTCCAAGCAGTGTCATAAATTGTGCCCATTTTTGGATTACTATTATCAAAAGTTTTCATACGAGAAAGAATTTCCGAGTGCTTTTGTCTATTCCCATTGTTGTGCTGAGAATTTATGCAACTTTGGCATCCCCTTCACCTCAGAGGGGGACACAGACATCTATGGCCAGAATAATTTAGTAGGCGTTGCCCATCAGAGGGTCAGCAACACAGGGCTGGTGATAGTTCTAAGCTTCCTGCCTGCCCTGCTTCAGGTTAGCTTGTGA